The following DNA comes from Metopolophium dirhodum isolate CAU chromosome 8, ASM1992520v1, whole genome shotgun sequence.
TATGTAAAGTTTTCGGAGTGTCATGTGCAAATATGGTGTAAAGGAAAGGTGCTATGTCGCTTCCTTGGGGGACGCCAGCCAAAATAGGAAAGCTAGCCGAGTAGCTGTTGTTCACTCTAACTGAGAAGGTTCGATTTTCAAGATAAGACTTGATAATAAGGTAATATGGAGCAGtgagacatttttttaagtttatagaaTAGGCCATCGTGCCACACTCTGTCGAAGGCTTGGGCCACGTCTAGCTGGACGGCAGCACAGTGGATTCCATACTAGTAGATATTAAGTCGACAGTACGAAGGAGTTGGTGGGTGGTTGAGTGTTTAGCCCTGAACCCGAATTGGTGATGTGGAATGATGTTAGCATTGTCTGACAGTGGGAGAAGTCTTTTCAgaagtattttttcaaatatttttgagaagGTAGGAAAGAGGCTTATTGGTCTATAAGAGGTGGGAAGTTGCGGTGGCTTGTCGGGCTTAGAGATAAgaattatatttgaatgtttCCAGATACTAGGGAAGTAAGATAGGCGAAGTAATGAGTTGAATATGAGGGTGAGAAAGAGGACAGCTTTGTTAGGGAGATTTTTGACTATGAAGTTATTGATCAAGTCATGGCCTGGGGATTTTCtagttggaagtttttttataatgtacatgACTTCACCTGGGCTAGTGTGCTTATCAGGGAGAGCCATAGGAAGGGGGGAATTTAGTGATTGCTCAATACGTGTGAGTTGAGTTTGGTTTGGACAAATATCATGTGGCTTGAAAACATTAGCGAGGTGGGATGCAAAAACGTTTGCTTTTTCGGTGTCTGAGGTGGCCCATGTATTGTCGGAATTGCGAATTGGGGGAGGTGGTTGCTTgtgattcaataatttttttgtagccTTCCACAATGACGAATCTTTGGTTGAGAGGTTTTGAATGTAGGAATGATAACTttcatttttgtgattttgtcgGAGACTATGTTTCTATATTTAGTCCAATTTGATCAGCCAGGGGTGAGAGATgatctagttaatttaatggCGCCGAGCTCCATAAAAATCGGGGTGTGATCAGATAAGAGATCGTCTAGGTTTGTTACATTTGTGTTTAGGTGGTTTGGGATTTTTGCGATGAATATGTCGAGGATATCGGGTAGTCTATAACTATGAGAAGGCCAGTAAGTAggaccgggggggggggggatagtACTGAGTAATTTTTTGAAGTTAAGACATGATTGAGTGTTCGACCTCTTGTACAAGCTGATCTATTTCCCCAGGTGGGGTGTTTAGAGTTGAGATCACCTCCTGCTATAAATTGTTGCCCTAGGCTGGtaaagtagtttttaaaattttcagtaGTTATTTTTGCACCTGGGGGACAGTATATGGAAGATATGGTAATTGAGTTATGGTTTTCAAGGTTGATTGATATATTAGTGGCTTGAAGATAGTTTTCAGAGTAGGGTGTTAGTGGGTGATGGGATaagttgttttttatataaatggcgGATCCAGCATGAGCTGTACCATCAGGGTGGCCGGCGTGGTAAACTTGGTATCCAGGTATTATTACAAAAGCTTTTGGAGTGAAGTGGGTCTCGGAAATTAACGCGAcgtctatatttttttcttcgacTGTTAATTGAAATTCGTTTTTATGATTATGCAGTCCGTTTGCATTCCATGATAGTATTGACAGGGCGGGACAAAGGCTACAGTACGCATCACGAAAACGTGCGGATGACCGCCGCGCGCCCAGTGGCAATTTCTCGTTGGTGGTGGCCAAACTGTTTCGcgccaaatataaaatttaaaactcgtatttttatattaataaattatgtgtatgtatttaatgatattaaagtcAACAAAAGACAGGGACATTTTTAAAGGTGCAGgttagttgtttttttcaaaacgtatagTACCCGTCGCGCCAGTGGCGCGCACCTGTGATGGATCAAATATTGAGGCCCACTGGTTTACTGAAAAAACGACACACAGCGCGCTGCGGTCATCCGCACGTTTTCGTGATGCGTACTGTAGTATTGGGTATCATTATTATAGTCGGGGACACGAAAAATGAGCGTTGGCACCCGCGACCCGTTGTTCGTACCTACTCATGTGGCCATTGGTTCTCAACTTTGTACCGTCACGTTGCCGTATATTCACGGGCACGAATAATGAGCGGTAACCGGTTTTTTAGGGTAGGCCAGCAGTAGTTCTTTCAATTCTTTTGTATTCCTTATATCCCTTATACAAAAATAGACATTAAATATTGGAGGGGAACTGCAGGCACAGTTGTACAGTCGTACAATGTTTTGTCTGTTCTGTCGTTTGTACACTGTGCTGtagtaaacatatattttgtgcGTGCcacgtttttataaattgtgaatatttttatttgataaaccgtttttttatatataaaatgtcgTTTAAAGATCGTGACACTCATAGCCagagcaaaaaaataatttataatgtttataattttattaaaatgctgTCGGAGAAAAAAGATTTGACACCAGACTTCTTCAAAAGTAGCCAAAAAGTCGCTGCTGAAGCTTGTGGCGTTTCATATATAACGCTGAGGCGTATATGTGTAGAAGCCAAAAAATCTATAGAGCAGGATGTTGAGGAAGGACCATCTTTTAAATCACCACGAAAATTATATAAGCGTCAAAAGAAATGTACAGAAATGGATGATTTTGATGCTGACGTAGTTCGTCGAACGGTACATTCGTTTTACGATAAAGGTGAGTATCCAACTGCTTTATTAATCTTAAacgaacttaaaaaaaaaatgccaaatTATGAGGGATCCGTTAGGTCAGTCAGAAGGCTAttaaaaaacttgaatttttcatttaaaaaatgtaatgatggTCGAAAATGCTATTGGAACGAAATGATATTGTTGCTTTACGTTGTAAATTTTTACGTAACATTTGTACACTTCGACAAATGAAAGATTGTCGACCAGTGATTTACCTAGATGAAACCTGGGTAAATCAGAATCATTCACGATCtcatatttggaaaaataacgAAGGAACAGAAGGGTTAAAAGTACCAATCGGTAAAGGAGGTCGtctaattattatacacgctgGGTCATCTCGATACGGGTTCATAGAAGggtcaaaattagtttttaaatgtcAAGCGAAAAATTCTATTGACTATCATTCGTCAATGAACGCCGATGTTTTTAAAGTATGGTTTGTAGATATGTTAAAGCTACTTCCCGAACCATGcgttattattatggataaCGCACCATATCATTCCACGTATATTAACAACTACCCAAAATGTAATGCTCGGAAAGCTGATGTACAGAATTGGCTGAAAAATCAGGGCGTTAATTTTTCACCACTAGAAACATTAGCTGAATTGCGTGAACGACTTAAATTGTTAATACCGTCGTTTAAAAGGTACGAGTTAGACGAAATCGCGAGTTCGATGGGCCATGAAGTAATTCAGCTACCACCGAATCACTGCCAGTATAACCCTATCGAACTCATATGGGCGCAAGTCAAAAGTGAAGtggcaaaaaaaaatcacactttTAAAATGGTGGACGTCGAAAGACTTACAAACGAGGCGTTGGATTCGGTATCAAAAAGTGACTGGGAGAAATGTGTTGAACATGCTGAGAAGATTCAAGATGAAGATAACGAAAAGGAAATATTGAGAGACAGTTTGACGGAGCCAATGATTTTAACATTTGCATCTGATGACAGTGATTTCGGTACTGACGGAGACAGCGAAAACGACGTTGAAGAactagaataaaaattattatttcattattatgttatacttatattttatttattattaactgttaaaaatattgtacttttttacattatgtacattatttatttgttcatatcttattaaaaaattaactataacaaaataaccaTGTTATTAAATTCTgataaatatgtatgaatatatttcaaaaaaaagcgGGCTTTTAGTTTGGTAATTTGATAACCACTTTAGAAAAACAGCCGCTTGGCGCGTGACGGGCAGCGATCATTTTTCGTGTCCCCGACTATAGTGATAAGTTTATTAATGAGTGAGGTAAGGAGAGTTAAAAGAGGGGTTATGAGTGACTGGAGCTCATTGAGAAATGATGATAAATGTTTGGAGATGGACGTTTCAGGAGGCGGATTGTGGTCTgagaaatgattttttttttttgagttaccTTTGATTGAGTCGGCGTACGAGAACTGTCGGTTGGTAGAACTGGTTGGGGTCTGGTTTACATTGTCTAGAGAAGTATGGGCCGTGGCGTCAGGAGAGTTTCTATCTTGTGTGGGATTTCTTGAGTGATGGTGGTCCTTCCTTTGGTTGAGGTCATTGAATTTCGAATTTCTTGATCTTTGTAGCAGTTTGTGCTTGGTGCATCCTTTGTAGTTAGCAGGATGAGCTTCCCCACATAGTGCGCAAGTTGCTGGAGTGTCTTTGGGTTTTTCGCAAAGGTCCGAGAGGTGGCAAGCACCGCAGCGGACGCATCTAGGCTCTCGATTACAGTAGGTCTTGGTGTGACCATAGGCCTGGCACCTGTGGCATTGAGGTAGGTCCCTGCGAGAGTGGGGCTCctcgatttttattttggtgTAGCATAGTGAAGACTGgttgaatatatgtatattactagGGTCTGGGTtcaaatcaacaaaaaatatgGGGAGGGCGGTCTTGGTTATTTTGGACTTAATGTTTGTGATGTTTCTTACCGAAAATCCTATTTGAGACAGTTCATCTTTGATGAGTTTTGTATCGGTTGTTGGATGAAGGTTTCTGATAGCAACACGGTATGGTTTGTCTTCTTTTGCTTGGTAGGTAAAGTATTCAATTTTACTTTCATTAAGTAAGTGGATTATTTGACGATAGGAGCTGATTGAGGTAAGTGTAAGTTTTAAATGTTTCGTAGtagttttgaatttgaattcattttCGCCAACAAGTAGAGCGATTGATTTTGCGAACTCATTGAAGTCCAGTGGTGAGGATATGAATATTGGTGGTGGAGGAGGAGGTGTATCATTTGTAGGCTCGTGGATCATTTCGTTGTTGTCATCAATTTCCGTGTCATTTAGTGGCTCAAAGTGGTTTGGCGTGGTAAAGGCAGATTTAGTTTCATTTGAAATTTTTGGCTCTTTGGATGTAGGCGAATGGCCAGGCGAAGATAGGCGCTTGCTTTGTTTGGTCTGCCACGGGGTGGCACCAACTTTGTCACCTTCGTTAGTTTTAAGAATGCATAGAGTTGGCTTATCTGGTAGTTTATTATTGGATTTTGCTGCGTTCGAAGTTGTCGGCCgtgatatattattgttctgGACGGGTGTGCGTAATGAGCTGTTGTTTTTATTAGTGGACGTGGACTTTGATTGCGTCGACATAGTCGACGCCGGTGTAGATAACGACCTGCGGTCTGTAATTTAATTACGCCGATAAGGCCGCTTAGATAACGGACGGGTGGACGTATGGCGCACTGCCACCCGAAATcagatataattaaatttgtcacCAGCAGTGgttaaagtggggggggggggggggggggtggagggGGACGGCGTTCCCCTTCTTTGCTTAGCTTTAGTTTTGCGTCCCCTTTAGCTTAATTTCCGGCGGGACggttaaaatattcatttaatcataaaaattgaatgttaatacctacattaaaatttaaaagtataaaaaaatttttaaatctgagtatatatgtatacttactataatatatatactatacatactatataacctacctataggtaggtaacgcAAAAAGTGGTAATGAATCATGAATGATGAttattcattagtcattacattatacaatacctatacatagagtaaaaatatattcgtttgattattttgattttttcttcTGGGCCCATTTGTGATAACATTACTAATTGAATGGTGTATTTGGTTCTGTGTTTGgtctaaaaatacatatattatttcaatttttcccGAAATAAAGAGACTGAGCAGATTTTATCAGTAAtaatacactgaatattatcatttaataaatttaatcaaatctAGAATgtttccattaaaatattatttataaattataagcaaaTATAGTCGACGCATAGACGACCGGGCAGAAATTCGTTGTGGTGATACGGACTAACGGCACGGCATTGAACGCGTGaacataacttttaaaaatattactattacttgtttatttttaattaccttttttattatttattatactataggatTATGTCTGGTTTACTAAAGTACGCTTTTACTAAAACTAAAGTaatcaataatgataataacattaataatagtgaaataaatcctaatattaccaaacaaaatatagtaaCAAACGAAACTAGTCTTAACGATGATCATGGTACTAAAGAAATGCAATTTTAGTCTGATACAGAGTTTCCAGATTGTTGGGACTTAAAACAAgtaagtacaatattaatatatatattggtaattactaatttacagTGTTGgaaagtatgtacctacttaccttaAGTTACAAGTTACTATAACGAAATtgctttttaaaagtttaaaagttaatgataaaacatataaatctaTTTGGTCATGCttggaaaaatgaaaattaaattaaacaaaagtaATCATCAGGTCTAAACATATCAATTAAtgaagctatttttttttttgtaattgaataaacacattatattatattatgttatgatcttatatttattaccaaaacaaaggtttattttaatgaagacggaattttttatttatctacataaaccaaaaattaggtgttaattttattttattttttctataatgttatacttgtattgttataaattatgaataccaCAGTATAGTACTaatagatataaatgtatattttaatgaaaatcattaataaggcaataatactacattatatattacCAAGGATCaacttaaatgtttatttaaaagttgAGACTGAATTTGATgttaaaactgatttttttttttttgttattcatataattttattattttcataatattattaagtatattttaaaattacacattatatcatataatattttatcttcatAAGTCAAAAATTAGGTGTTAAGGTGTATTTAATaagattaaatttgatttttttttctataagtaatgttatacttatatatttctaaatttttatttaaaagttgagACTATTGTTgctttgtacataatattcaaaaattaaataaaaaagtttaaaaaatggtatttaattataaattagttggaaaatctatattataaaaaaaaaactatttcgaTTTTTACTTATTCTCCAGACATTCTCTCCTTGGTCggaatataggtaattaatattttagagttaTAATCACTGagtatgtacataatacataataataggtgtatacaaatatacatactatatatgtacgtgattaattttaaaaattaggtcAACAATAACAtagattaaaagtataattttaaaaaatcagggGGGAAATGCGTTTTACCCTTGGCTACAAAATTGGTTAAGGGGACGCCTTTTTTTTGCATTAGCTTTAGTCCCCTCTGCAATTATTTTCCACTTTAACCACTGGTCACCAGAATGGAGATTTTCGTTGGTCCACTGATCCGGCAGAAGAAATAAACAGACGCAAGAAAGCGTGTTTAGTTTGGAacgatttttggtttttaaaggaaattaaaaacaaaaaaaaaaaaaaaaacgaatgagTTAAACGTGCGGAATAAGATAAGTACGTGGAGCGGCGAAATAGCGATGCTACTCGGACGGCTGGCATGGCGCGACtgatttataattgttacaacttgtttttaaatatcgcggttgtttttattttacacaaaaattaaaatattaaaatgaaaagtaagtataagcatatttgtgtttaattcaaatatattagattaaatgttgtattatttcaaacattaaaataaatgtagtaggtatataaacggtgaagtcgaaataggatagtataatttttgcatttagtgacCAAACTATATACTCAAAGACGACGTCTAAAACCCTCAGAGTCCGATATTCCTCTAttagtcagtatacctactagttacacaaattcataatattgtgtgtcataaatatataattttgtgtttgtTGTCGAGTAATTCtttgagctgtataaaatagttagatctatgtattttaataggaattacaattttgtagtagTAATTGACGAGGGATGGCGGGGGTGAAAATACTGTTTAGGGTGGAtggattggaatgtttaaatgtatctatgtaattgcgactatgtattttgtaagtatgacttttgtgtcttaatatattgatatgtacctaagctgtataatatgtttggttgtgtgtgtgtgtgtgtgtgtgtgtgtgtgtttgtgatgttgtatgtatgaatttatgtacataaactaaatatatatgaatactgcatatacatatattttaataatactttaattttataatatgtttgggtgtttgtgatacctgatgaatgtgtgtatgtatgtatataatatgcgactatgtaagtgtaatataatgtaatataagattactcataagtttgtctaactttatcaaaaaaaaaatgtctacaagaaacttaaattacatttttatgagcgtctgaaatttatatttttacaacatttgatattcactcgatttctcatgtaacaattttcttattttattgtaattaaaaaacgaatgactgtagatacttgaaaatttcactgaatgtttatattagcattttctatacaccataaaattttgaaaatattttgactctttttgagctgtttacggacattgttagttttcaatttttttagtttttttttatataaatatcaacaaaattttattttttgggtagaaaagcatgaaaatttaatataaggctcctgatatatcgttctaatagcagttgaaaaatattcaaaatacataggcatagtttctttttataagcattttaacagttcgaatttcgacaaaatttatcaaatttaaaatttaataattattttgttgttcaaatttcataaaatgtacttttatagctaaggattgaaaattttaaacaaggctccacataaataggttatatataaattactttattcacaataatatcatcaaatatacttggtaatatcatgggctgactgaccgttttcgctcagaatcgtttatcttatacaatgatattatatcattgaattcaaatttaatgccatccattacaatgaccgacttgtaacctactgtacagcagatcgatatccacttaccaacctttttttttttatgtcaacaAATATCGATGAATACATCGTTAGGTCAAATTAtagctttaaaatgtaatgcaagactcctgatataccTAGTGTTACAATggctgttttaaaatattacaaataggAACATGGacacaattgtttttaataggcttttgaagttcaatttttgacaaaatacgtaaaaatcacgacaattttcaaatcatttttggttagaaattcatgaaaaattttctttttaaatctaagatttagaTACTTGAACGAAAACAATCGGGTTGTTACTTGTTTGATTCACGTCTCAATGTCGCAcaacataggcgcaaattgactcaatttttttttggggtggGGACTCAAGCCCCCCCTCCCTCATAGGCCATACTGCTTAATACGACAGAATATacaaattagtactaattactagatttttaactggggggacttgaccgacatttgGGGTACTAAGTCCCTCCAagccccccctatttgcgccaacACAGAATATAACATGCGAAATATCGAGGTAACAATGTTATACGCAATCGGCAAACACGACGagacaaaatttgatatttaaacaaaaaaaaaagatctgttaagatttaagaaataatttttctatataatagaAGGATATCCTGGTTCCTAAAATAGcaggtacaaattatatataatattttgtttcaattttgatagttgataattttcttgtattatcttaatttaaaaagttgatATCAAAATCTTAGGGGCCAACCACTTTTTTTGGAGGGGGAGAGCTTAATCCCGCTAGCCCCAATAAGTGCGCCCTAGCTTTATACTTAatccctatatattataatttactacacaatgacattttcacaatatttttatagatttttattgccTATCTTTACCACAGTCACATACCTAGTAAGGtaaattggtatttatttaaaagttaattacaaagaaatatgataaaaatgcatgcaaataataactaataatgcaatttttaggcaaatattaattcaacagtattactatttgtaaaatatattactacaatagaagcaatataaatatatcatataaaatactcAGTAATATTCTAGCAAACCATCTCAGCtcataatcataattcatatttgatgcatccattacagttactTATTCATTGACGAGGTATGATTGTCCctaactgtacagcagagtggtaaTACCTACTAACCTATTTGCCTACTTTCTTAATTTAGATTATTCgctttcaaatattaattttatgatttacaaaCTAATACGTATAATCATTACATTTTCTGAATTGCAGTACATGTCTGTTAAAGCAACCATTGAACCAAAAAATATCAGTGTGCATTTTTGTATACAgccaaaaaccaaattcgagGAGATAATTCAACATATTCATTtagtttcaatttattatatatatacaagtatttCAATTagcattgataaaaaaatataattaataacttataaagaaATTGAGGTTAGCTGttataacaaaaattttaaacatttcacaAAAGAAATTATGAAGTATAAATTGcatgataggtatataataagtttaaaataaaaacaaattttggtaCCAATAATTGatgtttcatttaaaaaaaaaaacaaaatatataagaagaaaattataataaagaaaataattatgtaccagacaatataacacaattaaaaaaaaaatacattgaagGGAATAACATTTTGAGATGCAAGAATGTTGATGAAAATATGAACTGTAGTAGCATTAAGAATTGGCACTCACGCACTTCTTATGCTTTGTATGAGTTGAAATataactgaaaataaataaacacaaattacTATGTATTActaatagcataatatagtataatacaaatataatataattatttaattagtttcaaaatatattttaggctcatttatttatttttaaaattaaagattaaaTAACTAACACCAACAATTATTAGTattaccaaggctgggcattaacgagttaaaaagttaaagttaagttacttaacgagttactttttttctaagAAGTAACTTCTATcttaacgagttactttttttttaaagtaacttctaacttaacgcgttaatttattttatagtcacgttaagttattttttttctttgtacgAACCCCAAAGATTTATTATAGCATTttgtgtagtaaaaaaaaaaatgataataacaataaatattatgttaaatataaattattctgctatatattattatgtaggtatcgagtattctaaatattatagacTGTCGAAGTGTTCTGCACTATGTCTGGATTTTAAAATAACGTATTAAAATACAAGTAGAGACCTATCactattgattaaatatactataatattatagttactgtatatttaaacaatgcTAATAGTTAATAGAACTATGAATGTCAAAATATACGAAACGACTTATgagaaataaagaataatattttatattatttcctattCACAGAATATTGCATGTCTAGATATTAAAGATTCATGtgggtaattattattagaaaagaaaaacatatattatccaAATTCAATATCCCATAAACATTTGTAAActgtcatttttaattaaaatttgttgtttgttatattatttatattcattcatggaaattataagaataatttagCTTGGAGTGAGAGAGTGACCCATTGTATTTACTATAAAGGGgtggattattatttattattaaaaatcagcTGATGTCtggaatgaataataataatacttaatatatagtCTATATTTAAATGACCTGACAAACTTGGTACTGTAAAATTTAAAAGCAGGCATTCGTCTGTCGACTATAGCGTGTGCCGTGTTGTCAACAATTTACTATTCTTTTTACACTAATTTtctgtattgttataataaatttatattgctctcaatatttaatttttataagttgaACTGGGCCAGCTCAGAAGAAAAAACAAGTATTAAAGAAAAGTTGGttgaaactttaaaaacttGTACTGAGGATGCAGACAGTACATATATTTCTTCACAACTCTTGGTTCAAAATGATTTGTCAAATCAAAATATGATAGAGCATGATGATTTTTTGCTTTTTGAAGATGACTTGCAAGAATCCcagaataattatgatttacaaaaaatattttctgattatttattgaaccataatataaaatctcCAGAAGATTTGCCAATAACTTGAAAGCAGCCTATATTGAGTACAATACTGCAGTACCATCATCAGCTCATGTTGAACTTTTGTTTAGTGCAGGAGGACAGGTTTTTAGCAGAAGAAGGGGTTCCATGTCTGATACCAATTTCGAAATAGCATTATTGTTAaagtttaacaaatattttattcaagaatgataatatataaattataaatattataataatttgtatacaatatctTATGagcaaaaactaataaaaataatcatataaaataaaatattttttttgtatgtaagcTCAGTTTGAGTGTACATAACCTAACCGGTAAAAATCTATTCCGGAGTGATTTGAGAGTAATTCGCTTGTGTACTAGTAGCCAGCAGGTAACAATGaacagtatttaatatttacaactaactattattttgaattttcttaaacaaatcataaagtataataatagccAATATATGTTGAGTTAGGTACCTAGTTGTTAGTTGTTTATTTAGCCATATTTCATGAAtggttatgtataaatacatattatgagctTAGCTTAGTTAATGtccatgttattttatttttgatactgCTGTTATCATAAGATGCTTTCTACGAAaactatgataaaataaaatatagcttatctttaattaaatatatcattcttactaataaataacaataattaaaattaattttataaatgtttgtatttagacgagtagttattttattaacaatatttaatactatacaaaatacatttataattaatttgattattaatacttaattggtaataacaaagtaaaatttaaaagttttagcaTCACGTTGGaaaacttttaggtaaaaaaataaaataggtatatataattaatttaattaatttgttggatttcataatttataagtaggtacctacagcaaaatacatttttttaagatataaagacct
Coding sequences within:
- the LOC132951380 gene encoding uncharacterized protein LOC132951380, which translates into the protein MLSEKKDLTPDFFKSSQKVAAEACGVSYITLRRICVEAKKSIEQDVEEGPSFKSPRKLYKRQKKCTEMDDFDADVVRRTVHSFYDKDCRPVIYLDETWVNQNHSRSHIWKNNEGTEGLKVPIGKGGRLIIIHAGSSRYGFIEGSKLVFKCQAKNSIDYHSSMNADVFKVWFVDMLKLLPEPCVIIMDNAPYHSTYINNYPKCNARKADVQNWLKNQGVNFSPLETLAELRERLKLLIPSFKRYELDEIASSMGHEVIQLPPNHCQYNPIELIWAQVKSEVAKKNHTFKMVDVERLTNEALDSVSKSDWEKCVEHAEKIQDEDNEKEILRDSLTEPMILTFASDDSDFGTDGDSENDVEELE